In the genome of Salipiger sp. CCB-MM3, one region contains:
- a CDS encoding S-(hydroxymethyl)glutathione dehydrogenase/class III alcohol dehydrogenase produces the protein MRTRAAVALEAGKPLEIMEVELDGPKAGEVLVEIKATGLCHTDEFTRSGADPEGIFPAILGHEGAGVVLEVGEGVTTLKPGDHVIPLYTPECRECPSCLSGKTNLCTAIRNTQGQGLMPDGTTRFKMLDGTPIHHYMGCSTFANHTVMPEIALAKVRDDAPFDKICYIGCGVTTGIGAVINTAGVEIGSTAAVFGLGGIGLNVIQGLRMAGADMIIGVDLNDSKAEMAKKFGMTHFVNPSKVDSTVQAIVDLTKRGADQIGGVDYSFDATGNVKVMRDALECSHRGWGVSVIIGVAPAGAEISTRPFQLVTGRVWKGTAFGGAKGRTDVPKFVDWYMDGKIEIDSMITHKLKLEEINHGFDLMHEGKSIRAVVEF, from the coding sequence ATGAGAACCCGTGCAGCCGTGGCGCTGGAAGCCGGCAAACCGCTCGAGATCATGGAGGTGGAGCTTGATGGCCCGAAGGCCGGAGAGGTGCTTGTGGAGATCAAGGCCACCGGGCTTTGCCACACCGATGAGTTCACCCGCTCCGGCGCCGACCCGGAGGGCATCTTCCCGGCCATTCTCGGCCATGAGGGCGCCGGTGTGGTGCTGGAAGTGGGCGAGGGCGTCACCACGCTGAAGCCCGGCGATCACGTCATCCCGCTTTATACCCCCGAGTGCCGCGAGTGCCCCTCGTGTCTGTCGGGCAAGACCAACCTCTGCACCGCCATCCGCAACACCCAAGGCCAAGGGCTGATGCCCGATGGGACCACGCGTTTCAAGATGCTCGATGGCACGCCGATCCATCACTACATGGGCTGCTCGACCTTCGCCAACCACACGGTGATGCCGGAGATCGCGCTGGCGAAAGTGCGCGACGATGCGCCCTTCGACAAGATCTGCTACATCGGCTGCGGCGTCACCACCGGCATCGGTGCGGTGATCAACACGGCGGGCGTCGAGATCGGCTCCACCGCGGCGGTCTTCGGGCTGGGCGGCATCGGGCTCAACGTCATTCAGGGCCTGCGCATGGCCGGGGCCGACATGATCATCGGCGTGGATCTCAACGACTCCAAGGCCGAGATGGCAAAGAAGTTCGGCATGACCCATTTCGTGAACCCGTCGAAGGTCGACAGCACGGTGCAGGCCATCGTCGATCTGACCAAGCGTGGCGCGGATCAGATCGGCGGCGTGGATTACAGCTTTGATGCGACGGGCAACGTGAAGGTGATGCGCGATGCGCTGGAATGCTCGCACCGCGGCTGGGGCGTGTCGGTGATCATCGGCGTGGCACCAGCGGGCGCCGAGATCAGCACCCGCCCGTTCCAGCTGGTCACCGGCCGGGTCTGGAAGGGCACGGCGTTTGGCGGCGCCAAGGGCCGCACCGATGTGCCGAAATTCGTCGACTGGTACATGGACGGCAAGATCGAGATCGACTCGATGATCACCCACAAGCTCAAGCTCGAAGAGATCAACCACGGCTTCGATCTCATGCATGAGGGCAAATCGATCCGCGCGGTGGTCGAGTTCTGA
- the fghA gene encoding S-formylglutathione hydrolase has translation MEVVAENISFGGRQTVYRHGSEACGCDMTFAVYMPPQAEAGPVPVLWYLSGLTCTHENAMTKGGFQEHASLHGLAVVFPDTSPRGPQVADDEAYDLGQGAGFYVNAKREPWKPHYRMYDYITDELRGLVAGMEGIGARHGITGHSMGGHGALTLAMRNPDLYDSLSAFAPIAHPTQSDWGRKQLSAYLGDDEGCWAGHDSTLLMEERGWKGEILVDQGARDQFLDLLKPEALAGAMTKRRQPGVLRMQPGYDHSYFFVNTFAGDHVAWHAARLA, from the coding sequence ATGGAAGTTGTGGCGGAAAACATCAGCTTCGGCGGGCGGCAGACCGTCTACCGGCACGGCTCGGAGGCCTGCGGCTGCGACATGACCTTCGCGGTCTATATGCCGCCGCAGGCCGAGGCCGGCCCGGTGCCGGTGCTGTGGTATCTCTCGGGGCTGACCTGCACGCATGAGAACGCGATGACCAAGGGCGGCTTTCAGGAGCATGCCTCGCTGCACGGGCTGGCGGTGGTGTTTCCCGACACCTCGCCGCGCGGGCCGCAGGTGGCCGATGACGAGGCCTATGATCTGGGGCAGGGCGCGGGGTTTTACGTCAACGCCAAGCGCGAGCCGTGGAAGCCGCATTACCGCATGTACGACTATATCACCGACGAGCTGCGCGGCCTCGTTGCTGGCATGGAGGGGATCGGCGCGCGCCATGGCATCACCGGCCATTCCATGGGCGGGCATGGCGCGCTGACGTTGGCGATGCGCAACCCCGATCTCTACGACAGCCTGTCGGCCTTTGCGCCGATTGCCCATCCCACCCAGTCGGACTGGGGGCGCAAACAGCTCTCGGCCTATCTCGGCGACGACGAGGGATGCTGGGCGGGGCATGATTCCACGCTGCTGATGGAGGAGCGCGGCTGGAAGGGAGAGATCCTCGTGGATCAGGGGGCGCGCGACCAGTTTCTCGACCTGCTGAAGCCCGAGGCGCTGGCCGGGGCGATGACAAAGCGGCGTCAGCCGGGGGTGCTGCGGATGCAGCCCGGCTACGACCATTCGTATTTTTTCGTGAACACATTCGCCGGCGACCACGTCGCCTGGCATGCGGCCCGGCTTGCCTGA
- a CDS encoding c-type cytochrome, with translation MFQRMLAAALMVTLSGGAALADMEGDADAGEKVFRKCKACHMVGADAENRVGPVLNGIVGREIAAEEGFDYSDALTELAAEKGSWTAEELAAFLEKPRDYAKGTKMSFAGLRKEEDRADVIAYLSGFEAGGS, from the coding sequence ATGTTTCAAAGAATGCTCGCAGCCGCGCTGATGGTGACGCTTTCGGGAGGCGCCGCGCTTGCCGACATGGAAGGCGACGCCGACGCGGGCGAGAAGGTGTTTCGCAAGTGCAAGGCCTGCCACATGGTCGGCGCCGATGCCGAGAACCGGGTCGGCCCGGTGCTGAACGGCATCGTCGGCCGCGAGATCGCGGCGGAAGAGGGCTTTGACTATTCCGACGCGCTGACCGAGCTGGCCGCCGAGAAGGGCAGCTGGACCGCCGAGGAACTGGCGGCCTTTCTCGAGAAGCCGCGGGATTATGCCAAGGGCACCAAGATGTCCTTTGCCGGGCTGCGCAAGGAAGAGGATCGCGCTGACGTGATCGCCTATCTGTCCGGTTTCGAAGCGGGCGGCTCATGA
- a CDS encoding methanol/ethanol family PQQ-dependent dehydrogenase yields MKRRLLLTSGVALCAASMAMANDDLMTQMDNPAQWAIQTGDYANQRYSELDKINKDNVGDLQVAWTFSTGVLRGHEGSPLVVGDTMFVHTPFPNIVYALDLKEDGKIKWRYEPKQDPDVIPVMCCDTVNRGVAYADGKIFLHQADTKVVALSAETGEVLWEVMNGDAAKGETNTATVMPVKDKVIVGISGGEFGVRGSVTAYNMETGEQEWRAYSMGPDEDILMDPENTTHLGKPVGADSGTNTWEGDQWMIGGGTTWGWYSYDPEADLIYYGTGNPSTWNPAQRPGDNRWSMTVMARDPDDGMAKWVYQMTPHDEWDYDGINEMILTDQEMDGEARKLLTHFDRNGLAYTMDRISGELLVAEKYDPAVNWTTGVDMDPESETYGRPAVVAEYSTEQNGEDVNSTGICPAALGSKDQQPASYSPKTELFYVPTNHVCMDYEPFRVSYTAGQPYVGATLAMYPAPDSHGGMGNFIAWDNIAGEIKWSIPEQFSVWSGALATAGDVVFYGTLEGYLKAVDSETGDELYRFKTPSGIIGNVMTYEHDGKQYVGILSGVGGWAGIGLAAGLTNPNDGLGAVGGYSALSDYTALGGQLTVFALPE; encoded by the coding sequence ATGAAGAGACGGCTGCTACTGACGTCTGGCGTGGCCCTATGCGCCGCGTCCATGGCGATGGCGAATGACGACCTCATGACCCAGATGGACAATCCCGCGCAATGGGCGATCCAGACGGGCGATTATGCAAACCAGCGCTATTCCGAGCTGGACAAGATCAACAAGGACAACGTCGGCGACCTGCAGGTGGCATGGACGTTCTCCACCGGCGTGCTGCGCGGCCATGAGGGCTCGCCGCTGGTGGTCGGGGACACGATGTTCGTGCACACACCGTTCCCGAACATCGTCTATGCGCTCGACCTCAAAGAAGACGGCAAGATCAAATGGCGCTATGAGCCCAAGCAGGATCCGGACGTCATCCCGGTGATGTGCTGCGACACGGTGAACCGCGGTGTTGCCTATGCCGATGGCAAGATCTTCCTGCATCAGGCCGACACCAAGGTCGTGGCGCTCAGCGCCGAGACCGGCGAAGTGCTCTGGGAGGTGATGAACGGCGACGCCGCGAAGGGCGAGACCAACACCGCCACCGTGATGCCGGTGAAGGACAAGGTGATCGTCGGCATCTCGGGCGGCGAGTTCGGCGTGCGCGGCTCGGTCACCGCCTACAACATGGAGACCGGCGAGCAGGAGTGGCGCGCCTATTCCATGGGTCCGGACGAAGACATCCTGATGGACCCGGAAAACACCACCCATCTGGGCAAACCGGTGGGCGCGGATTCGGGCACCAACACATGGGAAGGCGATCAGTGGATGATCGGCGGCGGCACCACTTGGGGCTGGTATTCCTATGATCCCGAGGCCGACCTGATCTACTACGGCACCGGCAACCCCTCGACCTGGAACCCGGCGCAGCGCCCGGGCGACAACCGCTGGTCGATGACCGTGATGGCGCGTGACCCCGACGACGGCATGGCCAAATGGGTCTACCAGATGACCCCGCATGACGAGTGGGACTACGACGGTATCAACGAAATGATCCTCACGGATCAGGAGATGGACGGCGAGGCGCGCAAGCTGCTGACCCACTTCGACCGCAACGGTCTGGCCTATACGATGGACCGGATCAGCGGCGAGCTTCTGGTGGCCGAGAAATACGACCCGGCGGTGAACTGGACCACCGGCGTCGACATGGACCCGGAGTCCGAGACCTATGGCCGCCCCGCGGTCGTGGCCGAGTATTCCACCGAGCAGAACGGCGAGGATGTGAACTCGACCGGCATCTGTCCGGCGGCGCTTGGCTCCAAGGACCAGCAGCCGGCGTCCTATTCGCCGAAGACCGAACTGTTCTACGTGCCGACCAACCACGTCTGCATGGACTACGAGCCGTTCCGCGTGAGCTACACCGCCGGTCAGCCCTATGTGGGCGCGACGCTGGCGATGTATCCGGCGCCCGACAGCCATGGCGGCATGGGCAACTTCATCGCGTGGGACAATATCGCGGGCGAGATCAAATGGTCGATCCCCGAGCAGTTCTCGGTCTGGTCGGGTGCTCTGGCCACCGCGGGTGACGTGGTCTTCTACGGCACGCTCGAGGGCTACCTGAAGGCGGTCGATTCAGAGACCGGCGACGAGCTCTATCGCTTCAAGACGCCTTCGGGGATCATCGGCAACGTGATGACCTACGAGCATGACGGCAAGCAGTACGTCGGCATCCTGTCGGGTGTCGGGGGCTGGGCCGGCATCGGTCTTGCCGCGGGCCTGACCAACCCCAACGACGGTCTGGGCGCGGTCGGCGGCTATTCGGCCCTGTCCGACTACACCGCGCTTGGCGGCCAGCTGACGGTCTTCGCTCTGCCCGAGTGA
- a CDS encoding c-type cytochrome, methanol metabolism-related: MTPKLTLLAAAGLLAAFPMAGALNAANVSMDDPNIAVDYEEGGRYYTEDGIPTFNITDEGAVDWPTFSGFRRYHAECHVCHGPDGEGSTYAPALKNSAIEMDYYDFVDTVVNGRKKVGAAENSVMPAFGTNPNVMCYLDDIYTYLKAHGSGAIDRGRPAKKEPKSETFTEMEDACMG, encoded by the coding sequence ATGACCCCAAAGCTTACCCTCCTTGCCGCCGCTGGCCTGCTTGCGGCCTTCCCGATGGCGGGGGCGCTCAATGCCGCCAACGTCTCGATGGACGATCCCAATATCGCCGTCGATTACGAGGAAGGCGGCCGCTATTACACCGAGGATGGCATTCCGACCTTCAACATCACCGATGAGGGTGCGGTGGACTGGCCGACCTTCTCGGGGTTCCGCCGCTATCACGCCGAATGCCACGTCTGCCACGGCCCCGATGGCGAGGGCTCGACCTATGCGCCGGCGCTGAAGAACTCGGCGATCGAGATGGATTACTATGATTTCGTCGACACGGTGGTGAACGGACGCAAAAAGGTCGGCGCGGCCGAAAACTCGGTGATGCCCGCCTTTGGCACCAACCCCAACGTGATGTGCTACCTCGACGACATTTACACATATCTCAAGGCGCATGGCTCGGGCGCGATCGACCGTGGCCGTCCTGCCAAGAAGGAGCCCAAGAGTGAAACCTTCACCGAGATGGAAGATGCCTGCATGGGCTGA
- a CDS encoding substrate-binding domain-containing protein: MPAWAEEKRRILIAALVALLASHAGPGAAQTSDLVSKTHLRVCADPANDPMSMEDGSGYENKLAELISSKLERSVSYTWFPMATGFIRQTLKAGKCDVVMGYAQGHELVLNTNHYMTSAYVLVVPADGELADVTQLSDPALQGLKLGVIAGSPPATHMARNGLIGKARPYQLVVDRRHDSPADDMLTDLEAGEIDAAVLWGPIAGPLVKRDHPGLKVVPLIHEAGAPKLFYRITMGVRQGEKVWQRQLNSLIRRNQAEIDALLIEAGVPLVSDMGEQVISVSQ, from the coding sequence ATGCCTGCATGGGCTGAGGAAAAGCGCCGCATCCTCATCGCGGCGCTGGTGGCCCTGCTTGCCTCCCATGCGGGGCCGGGCGCGGCGCAGACCTCGGATCTTGTGTCCAAGACGCATCTGAGGGTCTGCGCCGATCCCGCCAATGATCCGATGTCGATGGAGGACGGATCGGGCTATGAGAACAAGCTGGCCGAGCTGATCTCCAGCAAGCTCGAACGATCGGTCAGCTATACGTGGTTTCCCATGGCCACCGGCTTTATCCGCCAGACGCTCAAGGCCGGAAAATGCGACGTGGTGATGGGCTACGCGCAGGGCCATGAGCTGGTGCTCAACACCAACCACTACATGACCTCGGCCTATGTGTTGGTGGTGCCTGCCGACGGAGAGCTCGCCGATGTGACGCAACTGTCGGACCCGGCGCTGCAGGGGCTGAAGCTGGGGGTGATCGCCGGATCGCCGCCCGCCACGCATATGGCCCGCAATGGTCTCATCGGAAAGGCGCGGCCCTATCAGCTGGTGGTCGACCGGCGCCATGACAGCCCGGCGGACGACATGCTGACCGACCTCGAGGCGGGCGAGATCGACGCCGCAGTGCTTTGGGGACCGATCGCCGGACCTCTGGTCAAGCGCGACCATCCGGGGCTGAAGGTGGTGCCGCTGATCCATGAGGCGGGCGCGCCAAAGCTGTTCTACCGCATCACCATGGGCGTGCGGCAGGGCGAGAAGGTCTGGCAGCGCCAGCTCAATTCGCTGATCCGCCGCAATCAGGCCGAGATCGACGCGCTGCTGATCGAGGCTGGCGTGCCGCTCGTGTCGGACATGGGCGAGCAGGTGATCTCGGTGTCGCAATGA
- a CDS encoding PQQ-dependent catabolism-associated CXXCW motif protein — MKALAAVLMLLPALAFAQPVPEPEGYRMEAYRAPVPETLAGAQVVDADEAHALWQSGEVAFVDVLPQPPKPDNLPEGTVWRAKPRDSIPGAVWLPNTGYGALAEVDAQYFRDGLAAVTGGDRAHPLLIFCLAECWMSWNAAKRALAEGYAEVYWLPVGTDGWAAAGYPLERVTPRQ; from the coding sequence ATGAAGGCTCTGGCGGCGGTGCTGATGCTGCTGCCAGCGCTGGCGTTTGCGCAGCCGGTGCCCGAGCCCGAAGGCTACCGGATGGAGGCTTATCGCGCGCCGGTGCCAGAGACGCTGGCGGGGGCGCAGGTGGTGGATGCGGATGAAGCACATGCCTTGTGGCAATCGGGAGAGGTTGCCTTTGTCGATGTGCTGCCGCAGCCGCCGAAGCCCGACAATCTGCCCGAGGGGACGGTCTGGCGCGCCAAGCCGCGCGACAGCATCCCCGGTGCCGTCTGGCTGCCCAACACCGGCTATGGCGCCTTGGCCGAGGTCGACGCGCAGTATTTTCGCGACGGGCTGGCAGCGGTCACCGGCGGCGACAGGGCGCATCCGCTGCTGATCTTCTGCCTCGCCGAGTGCTGGATGAGCTGGAACGCCGCCAAGCGTGCCTTGGCCGAAGGATATGCAGAGGTTTACTGGCTGCCCGTGGGGACAGACGGGTGGGCCGCGGCAGGCTACCCGCTGGAGCGGGTCACGCCGCGGCAGTGA
- a CDS encoding MaoC family dehydratase, producing the protein MTDTAPLPRDLYLEDIAVGDRFVSGTHALDAAQIKAFAADYDPQPFHLDEEAAKDSLFEGLAASGWHTAAITMKLFVSSMPFAKGLIGAGVEVTWPKPTRADDVLHVESTITEIKPSRSRPGRAMVSVETLTLNQHGETRQRLLSRMVMFGRGVQD; encoded by the coding sequence ATGACCGATACAGCCCCCCTGCCCCGCGATCTCTACCTCGAAGATATCGCCGTCGGGGATCGTTTCGTCAGCGGCACCCACGCGCTGGACGCGGCGCAGATCAAGGCCTTCGCCGCCGATTACGACCCCCAGCCCTTCCACCTCGACGAAGAAGCGGCCAAAGACAGCCTGTTCGAAGGGCTGGCCGCCAGCGGCTGGCACACGGCGGCGATCACCATGAAGCTCTTCGTGTCGTCGATGCCCTTCGCCAAGGGGCTGATCGGGGCCGGGGTCGAGGTGACATGGCCCAAGCCGACCCGCGCGGACGATGTGCTGCATGTGGAAAGCACGATCACCGAGATCAAACCCTCGCGCTCGCGCCCCGGTCGGGCGATGGTCTCGGTCGAGACGCTGACGCTGAACCAGCACGGCGAGACCCGGCAGCGGCTGCTGTCGCGCATGGTGATGTTCGGGCGCGGCGTTCAGGACTGA
- a CDS encoding YncE family protein has translation MRPLRDLARGAALAFWACAAPGVATADIAYVTCQNGEAVSVLDLSTGAEVARWSLPGKPAGIAVAADGRVYTVAPDAKTVRRHGPDGTVEAEVQLDGGPMGAAHDAARGQLFVSDWYNARLWVLDDMTLEPQAELQAGAAPAGLALSPDGRWLAAAERDADRVSLYDAETLALARTVEVGTRPFGLGFAPDGRLFVGNVGSDDVTVIAPATGEVLATVAVGARPYGVAFAAGRAFVTNQYAGTLSVIALSDLAPLAELPVGEYPEGIAATSDGRIAVANWFDNTLSLIDAETLEWIRDIDTADGPRAFGAFVLQTAD, from the coding sequence GTGCGCCCTCTTCGTGATCTCGCGCGCGGTGCGGCGCTGGCTTTCTGGGCCTGTGCCGCGCCGGGCGTTGCCACCGCCGATATCGCCTATGTCACCTGCCAGAACGGCGAGGCGGTCAGCGTGCTCGACCTTTCCACCGGCGCCGAGGTCGCGCGCTGGTCCCTGCCCGGCAAACCGGCGGGCATCGCCGTGGCGGCAGACGGCCGGGTCTATACCGTGGCCCCCGATGCCAAGACCGTGCGCCGCCATGGCCCGGACGGCACGGTAGAGGCAGAGGTACAGCTTGACGGCGGCCCGATGGGCGCAGCGCATGACGCGGCGCGCGGGCAGCTTTTCGTGTCGGACTGGTACAACGCGCGGCTCTGGGTGCTGGACGATATGACGCTCGAGCCGCAGGCCGAGCTACAGGCAGGCGCCGCCCCCGCCGGGCTGGCGCTGTCGCCCGATGGCCGCTGGCTTGCTGCCGCCGAGCGCGATGCCGACCGGGTGAGCCTTTACGATGCCGAGACGCTGGCGCTGGCCCGCACCGTTGAAGTCGGCACCCGCCCCTTCGGCCTTGGCTTCGCGCCGGACGGGCGGCTTTTCGTGGGCAACGTCGGCAGCGACGACGTGACGGTGATCGCGCCCGCCACGGGTGAGGTACTGGCGACGGTTGCCGTGGGCGCGCGCCCCTATGGTGTGGCCTTCGCGGCGGGGCGCGCCTTCGTCACCAACCAATACGCAGGCACGCTCAGCGTGATCGCACTTTCGGACCTCGCGCCGCTGGCGGAGCTGCCGGTGGGCGAATACCCCGAGGGGATCGCCGCCACCTCGGACGGGCGCATCGCCGTGGCCAATTGGTTCGACAACACGCTCAGTCTGATCGACGCCGAGACGCTGGAATGGATCCGCGACATCGACACCGCCGACGGGCCGCGCGCCTTCGGGGCCTTCGTCCTGCAAACCGCCGACTGA
- a CDS encoding SRPBCC family protein: MKRRNLLIAGAALALMPAAAMAHGPTRQKVTVTTEVAAEPAEVWAAIGDFQDMTWHPAILSNSGEGGNEIDATRELYLSDQGAEGPMISEVLYKYSDEKMSYSYRITDVAVEVLPVTNYSSHLTVKPRDGGGSEVEWRGAFYRGYPNNDPPENLNDEAAIAAVTGVYEAGMKALVERFGAPSS, from the coding sequence ATGAAACGACGCAACCTGCTGATCGCGGGGGCGGCGCTGGCGCTGATGCCCGCCGCCGCCATGGCGCATGGGCCGACCCGGCAGAAAGTCACCGTGACCACCGAGGTCGCCGCCGAGCCCGCCGAGGTCTGGGCCGCCATCGGCGATTTTCAGGACATGACGTGGCACCCCGCGATCCTGTCGAACTCTGGCGAGGGCGGCAATGAGATCGACGCCACGCGCGAGCTTTACCTCTCGGATCAGGGTGCCGAGGGGCCGATGATCTCGGAGGTGCTCTACAAATACAGCGACGAGAAGATGTCCTACAGCTACCGCATCACCGACGTGGCGGTGGAGGTGCTGCCAGTGACCAACTACTCGTCGCATCTGACGGTGAAACCGCGCGACGGCGGCGGATCCGAGGTCGAATGGCGCGGTGCCTTCTACCGTGGCTATCCTAACAACGACCCGCCCGAAAACCTCAACGACGAGGCCGCGATCGCGGCGGTGACCGGGGTCTATGAGGCCGGGATGAAGGCGCTTGTCGAGCGGTTCGGTGCGCCCTCTTCGTGA
- a CDS encoding DUF3280 domain-containing protein: MLIRALILLSLLCSPAFAGGKVAFFGITFLDSSLQTAELGQDPAELARIAMLEQMVADRFSAEGFELLDLAPVAEERARIVNPAKCYGCDARMASKLGADYALVGEVQKVSNLILSMNLQLRDPETGQTVRGRVVDIRSNTDESWRRGMDYILRTGIFTGTFTGDFPERSKPENSKEESK, encoded by the coding sequence ATGCTTATCCGCGCCCTGATCCTGCTCAGCCTGCTCTGCAGCCCGGCCTTTGCCGGCGGCAAGGTGGCGTTTTTCGGGATCACCTTTCTCGACAGTTCGCTGCAGACCGCCGAGCTGGGTCAGGACCCGGCGGAGCTGGCGCGGATTGCCATGCTCGAGCAGATGGTTGCCGACCGGTTCAGCGCCGAGGGTTTTGAGCTGCTGGACCTCGCGCCAGTGGCTGAAGAGCGCGCGCGCATCGTCAACCCGGCCAAATGCTACGGCTGCGACGCGCGCATGGCCAGCAAGCTGGGGGCCGACTATGCGCTGGTGGGCGAGGTGCAGAAAGTGTCGAACCTGATCCTGTCGATGAACCTGCAGTTGCGCGATCCCGAGACTGGGCAGACCGTGCGCGGCCGGGTCGTCGATATAAGGTCCAACACCGACGAGAGCTGGCGCCGCGGGATGGATTACATCCTGCGCACCGGCATTTTCACGGGGACTTTTACCGGGGACTTTCCGGAGAGGTCCAAGCCCGAGAATTCCAAGGAGGAGAGCAAATGA
- a CDS encoding ABC transporter substrate-binding protein yields the protein MSLLAAAALALWAPVAQAVEVKAGVLRVDYPALLPISRYDLRAEDLDFAGAQLADEDNATTGAFMGHSYETVTAAAAPEGALAALEEMLASGMRYIVVDARGEEMLALAGRAAEAGALVVNAAAPEVTLRGADCRANLLHVAPSDAMAADAVAQFAIWKKWPRWVLVSGSNPADRALAEAYRRAARKFGAKIVEEREFEDTGGTRRTDSGHVLVQRQLPTFLQRLPEHDVVIAADASDYFAAYLPYHLWTPRPVMGSAGLRPVTMHGAHEAWGATQFQTRFEKLARRQVMPGDYNTWLALRVLGEAVTRTGSNDPATLEEYILSDAFELAAFKGQKVTFRNWNGQLRQPILLYDDRITVSVSPQEGFLHQVSPLDTLGLDRPESDCTAFE from the coding sequence ATGTCGCTGCTGGCCGCGGCGGCGCTGGCGCTATGGGCGCCGGTGGCGCAGGCGGTCGAGGTGAAGGCCGGGGTGCTGCGGGTGGATTACCCGGCGCTGCTGCCGATCTCGCGTTACGACCTGCGGGCCGAGGATCTGGATTTCGCCGGGGCGCAACTGGCGGATGAGGACAATGCCACCACCGGCGCTTTCATGGGCCACAGCTACGAGACGGTGACCGCCGCCGCCGCGCCCGAAGGGGCGCTTGCCGCGCTCGAGGAGATGCTGGCGTCGGGCATGCGCTACATCGTGGTCGATGCGCGGGGCGAGGAGATGCTGGCGCTTGCGGGCCGGGCTGCCGAGGCGGGCGCTCTGGTGGTCAACGCCGCCGCACCCGAGGTGACGCTGCGCGGCGCGGACTGCCGCGCCAACCTGCTGCACGTCGCCCCTTCGGACGCGATGGCCGCCGATGCGGTGGCGCAATTCGCGATCTGGAAGAAATGGCCGCGCTGGGTGCTGGTCAGCGGCTCGAACCCCGCAGACCGTGCGCTGGCCGAGGCCTATCGCCGCGCCGCCCGCAAGTTCGGCGCCAAGATCGTCGAGGAACGCGAGTTCGAGGACACCGGCGGCACCCGCCGCACCGATTCAGGCCATGTGCTGGTGCAGCGCCAACTGCCAACCTTCCTGCAGCGCCTGCCCGAGCATGACGTGGTGATCGCCGCCGACGCCTCGGATTATTTCGCCGCCTATCTGCCCTATCACCTCTGGACGCCGCGCCCGGTGATGGGCAGCGCCGGGCTGCGCCCGGTCACCATGCATGGCGCGCATGAGGCCTGGGGCGCGACGCAGTTCCAGACCCGGTTCGAGAAACTGGCGCGGCGGCAGGTGATGCCCGGCGATTACAACACATGGCTGGCGCTGCGCGTGCTGGGCGAGGCGGTGACCCGCACCGGCAGCAACGATCCCGCCACCTTGGAAGAGTACATCCTGTCGGACGCTTTCGAACTGGCCGCCTTCAAGGGGCAGAAGGTGACCTTCCGCAATTGGAACGGCCAGCTGCGCCAGCCGATCCTGCTTTACGACGACCGCATCACCGTCAGCGTCAGCCCGCAGGAGGGCTTCCTGCATCAGGTCTCGCCGCTCGACACGCTGGGGCTCGACCGCCCTGAATCCGATTGCACGGCTTTCGAATGA